One Vicinamibacterales bacterium DNA window includes the following coding sequences:
- a CDS encoding aldo/keto reductase — MEYVRFGSTGLTVSRLCLGAMTYGDPAWRSWVLSEEEGRPFIKRALEYGINFFDTADMYSLGRSEEVLGRALADFARRDRVVIATKVFNPMSDDPNDRGLSRKHVMASIDASLKRLGTDYVDLYQIHRWDPATPIEETLRALDDIVRAGKALYIGASSSYAWQFAKALYLADRNGWTRFVSMQNHYNLVYREEEREMMPLCRQEGIAVIPWSPLARGFLAGTRRRGAPRQATERERTDRYAHDLYYSDADYDVAEAVSAVATEKGITPAQVALAWLLRQPGVTAPIIGASKMAHLDQAVSAVGVTLSDDETRRLEAPYIPHRVLGI, encoded by the coding sequence ATGGAGTACGTCCGCTTCGGCTCGACTGGCCTGACCGTGTCCCGCCTCTGTCTGGGTGCGATGACCTATGGCGATCCGGCGTGGCGGTCGTGGGTGCTCTCCGAGGAAGAGGGCCGGCCGTTCATCAAGCGCGCCCTCGAATACGGCATCAATTTCTTCGATACCGCCGACATGTACTCGCTCGGCCGGAGCGAGGAGGTGCTCGGCCGCGCGCTCGCCGACTTCGCCCGGCGCGATCGCGTCGTGATCGCGACGAAGGTGTTCAACCCGATGAGCGACGATCCGAACGACCGAGGTCTCTCACGCAAGCACGTCATGGCGTCGATCGACGCGTCATTGAAACGGCTCGGCACGGACTACGTCGATCTGTATCAGATCCACCGCTGGGATCCCGCGACCCCGATCGAGGAAACGCTCCGCGCGCTCGACGACATCGTGCGCGCCGGCAAGGCGCTGTACATCGGCGCCTCGAGCTCGTATGCGTGGCAATTCGCCAAGGCCCTCTATCTCGCCGATCGGAACGGCTGGACGCGGTTCGTCTCGATGCAGAACCACTACAACCTCGTCTACCGCGAGGAGGAGCGCGAGATGATGCCGCTATGCCGGCAGGAAGGGATTGCGGTGATTCCCTGGAGCCCGCTGGCCCGCGGCTTTCTCGCCGGGACCAGACGCCGCGGCGCGCCGCGCCAGGCCACCGAGCGCGAACGCACCGACCGTTACGCCCACGACCTCTACTACAGCGACGCCGACTACGACGTCGCCGAGGCGGTGTCGGCAGTGGCCACGGAAAAAGGCATCACGCCCGCGCAAGTCGCCCTCGCCTGGCTCCTCCGGCAGCCTGGCGTGACGGCCCCGATCATCGGCGCTTCGAAGATGGCACACCTCGATCAGGCCGTGAGCGCTGTCGGCGTCACGCTCAGCGACGACGAGACGCGGCGTCTCGAAGCTCCCTACATCCCGCACCGGGTGCTGGGAATTTGA
- a CDS encoding PadR family transcriptional regulator produces the protein MGKKTARQELLPGTLDMLILKTLSIGVMHGYGISQHIKTVSGEVLRVEEGSLYPALQRLQLQGLVASEWGHSANNRRARYYRLTRNGRRALGDVESNFDRLIAAIGRVMRPT, from the coding sequence ATGGGAAAGAAGACGGCGCGGCAGGAGCTCCTGCCCGGCACCCTCGACATGCTGATCCTCAAGACGCTGTCGATCGGCGTCATGCACGGCTACGGCATCTCTCAACACATCAAAACCGTGTCGGGCGAAGTCCTGCGCGTCGAGGAAGGCTCGCTCTATCCGGCGCTGCAGCGCCTGCAGCTGCAGGGGCTGGTCGCGTCCGAATGGGGGCACTCGGCCAACAACCGGCGCGCGCGCTACTACCGCCTGACCCGGAACGGACGGCGGGCGCTCGGCGACGTGGAGTCGAACTTCGACCGGCTGATTGCGGCGATCGGCCGCGTCATGCGGCCCACATAG
- a CDS encoding YetF domain-containing protein, giving the protein MFWSDLLIPGVPWLEKIVRPLLVYAALLVLLRLFGKRQLAQLNPYDLVVLLMISNTVQNAIIGNDNSVLGGLVGALTLLVFNWFVVRFLHRHHEIDEMIEGDATVLVENGCVIQTALDKEVITQHELLAAAHRQGFESLGDVDKCILEPGGTLAMFGRKPTSDDMRQQAVMERLDRIEALLAGRG; this is encoded by the coding sequence ATGTTCTGGTCCGACCTTTTGATTCCTGGCGTTCCGTGGCTCGAGAAAATCGTCCGTCCCCTGCTGGTCTACGCCGCGTTGCTCGTGCTCCTGCGCCTGTTCGGCAAGCGGCAGCTGGCGCAGCTCAATCCCTACGACCTCGTCGTCCTGCTGATGATCTCGAACACGGTACAGAACGCGATCATCGGCAACGACAACTCCGTGCTCGGCGGGCTGGTGGGCGCGCTGACGCTGCTGGTGTTCAACTGGTTCGTCGTGCGTTTCCTGCATCGGCATCACGAGATCGACGAGATGATCGAGGGGGATGCGACGGTGTTGGTCGAGAACGGCTGCGTGATTCAGACGGCGCTCGACAAGGAGGTCATCACGCAGCACGAGCTCCTCGCCGCCGCGCACAGACAGGGGTTCGAGTCGCTCGGCGATGTGGACAAGTGCATCCTCGAGCCGGGTGGAACGCTGGCGATGTTCGGCCGCAAGCCGACGTCCGACGACATGCGGCAGCAGGCGGTGATGGAGCGCCTCGATCGGATCGAGGCGCTCCTCGCGGGGCGCGGCTGA
- a CDS encoding glutamine synthetase III yields MGSLSSSEAVRNITAFGAAVRNQVPGTLRKATEEFGSLTFNEETQRARLPKDVFRALRRSAAHGESLDPSIADIVASALKDWAVEHGATHYTHWFQPMTGITAEKHDAFLNPTADGRAVAEFSGKELVKGEPDASSFPSGGMRSTFEARGYTAWDPTSPPWLLVTPQGTTLVIPTAFVSWTGEALDKKTPLLRSQEALSKQAVRILKLFGSKAQRVITTCGPEQEYFLIDRQFYFNRPDLINAGRTLFGAKPPKGQEMEDHYFGAIPDRVLAFMMEVERELYRVGVPLKTRHNEVAPSQYEVAPIFENANVATDHQMMTMEMLRRVAPKYGLACLLHEKPFAGVNGSGKHLNWSMGDDLGNNLLNPGETPHDNVQFLVFCAAVLRAVNKYQGLLRFSIASAGNDHRLGANEAPPAIISIFLGDMLTDIFQQLEKAGSAKTTKSGGILDIGVGVLPKLPRDAGDRNRTSPFAFTGNKFEFRAVSANQSIALPNVCLNVAVTESLDHVASELEKSLKSGEKLQSAVKTLLTKLIKENKRIIFNGNGYSDDWQKEAAKRGLLNLRTSVDAYGEALKPDVVKAFEKYGVLNERELHARVDVAIEQYNKSVNVEAQLMVLMANRYILPAGFRYQGQLAASVAAVKSAGTTARETRRTLDQVTAIIDDMKTRVEKLQQLLEHESNGEADKHAKYFRDRVIPAMNVLRESGDALECLVPQDLWPLPTYREMLFVK; encoded by the coding sequence ATGGGTTCCCTATCCTCGAGTGAGGCCGTCAGAAACATCACCGCGTTCGGCGCCGCCGTCCGCAACCAGGTCCCGGGGACGCTCCGCAAGGCGACCGAAGAATTCGGTTCGCTGACGTTCAACGAAGAGACCCAGCGCGCGCGGCTGCCGAAGGACGTCTTCCGGGCGCTGCGGCGTTCGGCCGCGCACGGCGAGTCGCTCGATCCGTCGATCGCCGACATCGTCGCCAGCGCGCTCAAGGACTGGGCGGTCGAGCACGGCGCCACGCACTACACCCACTGGTTCCAGCCGATGACCGGCATCACCGCGGAGAAGCACGACGCCTTCCTGAACCCGACCGCCGACGGCCGCGCCGTCGCCGAGTTCAGCGGCAAGGAGCTCGTCAAGGGCGAGCCCGACGCGTCGAGCTTCCCCTCGGGCGGCATGCGCAGCACGTTCGAGGCGCGCGGCTACACCGCCTGGGATCCGACCAGCCCGCCGTGGCTGCTGGTGACCCCGCAGGGCACGACGCTGGTGATTCCGACCGCGTTCGTGAGCTGGACCGGCGAGGCGCTCGACAAGAAGACGCCGCTGCTGCGCTCGCAGGAGGCGCTGTCGAAGCAGGCCGTCCGCATCCTCAAGCTATTCGGCTCGAAGGCGCAGCGCGTCATCACCACCTGCGGCCCCGAGCAGGAATACTTCCTGATCGATCGCCAGTTCTATTTCAACCGCCCCGACCTGATCAACGCGGGTCGCACGCTGTTCGGCGCCAAGCCGCCGAAGGGGCAGGAGATGGAGGACCATTACTTCGGTGCCATCCCCGATCGCGTGCTGGCCTTCATGATGGAAGTCGAGCGCGAGCTCTACCGGGTCGGCGTGCCGCTCAAGACGCGCCACAACGAGGTCGCGCCGAGCCAGTACGAAGTGGCGCCCATCTTCGAGAACGCCAACGTCGCCACCGATCACCAGATGATGACGATGGAGATGCTGCGGCGGGTCGCGCCGAAGTACGGGCTCGCCTGCCTGCTCCATGAAAAGCCGTTCGCCGGCGTCAACGGTTCAGGCAAGCATCTGAACTGGTCGATGGGCGACGACCTCGGCAACAACCTGCTGAATCCCGGCGAGACGCCGCACGACAACGTCCAGTTCCTGGTGTTCTGCGCCGCGGTGCTGCGCGCCGTCAACAAGTATCAGGGCCTGCTCCGCTTCTCGATCGCCAGCGCCGGAAACGATCACCGGCTCGGCGCCAACGAAGCGCCGCCGGCGATCATCTCGATCTTCCTCGGCGACATGCTGACCGACATCTTCCAGCAGCTGGAGAAGGCCGGCAGCGCCAAGACGACCAAGAGCGGCGGCATCCTCGACATCGGGGTCGGCGTGCTGCCGAAGCTGCCGCGCGACGCCGGCGACCGCAACCGCACCAGCCCGTTTGCCTTCACCGGCAACAAGTTCGAGTTCCGCGCCGTGTCGGCCAATCAGAGCATCGCGCTGCCGAACGTCTGCCTCAACGTCGCGGTGACGGAATCGCTCGATCACGTCGCCAGCGAGCTCGAGAAGAGCCTGAAGAGCGGCGAAAAACTGCAGTCGGCCGTCAAGACGCTGCTGACCAAGCTGATCAAGGAGAACAAGCGGATCATCTTCAATGGCAACGGCTATTCCGACGACTGGCAGAAGGAGGCCGCGAAGCGCGGACTACTGAACCTCCGCACCTCGGTCGACGCCTATGGCGAGGCGCTCAAGCCCGACGTCGTCAAGGCGTTCGAGAAATACGGCGTGCTCAACGAACGCGAGCTGCACGCGCGCGTCGACGTCGCCATCGAGCAGTACAACAAGTCCGTCAACGTCGAAGCGCAGCTGATGGTGCTGATGGCCAACCGCTACATCCTGCCCGCCGGCTTCCGCTACCAGGGACAGCTCGCCGCGAGCGTCGCCGCGGTCAAGTCGGCCGGCACCACCGCCAGGGAGACGCGGCGGACGCTCGATCAGGTGACCGCGATCATCGACGACATGAAGACCCGCGTCGAGAAGCTCCAGCAGCTGCTCGAACACGAGTCGAACGGCGAGGCGGACAAGCACGCGAAGTACTTCCGCGACCGGGTCATTCCGGCGATGAACGTGCTGCGCGAGAGCGGCGACGCGCTCGAATGCCTGGTCCCGCAGGACCTCTGGCCGCTGCCGACCTACCGCGAAATGCTCTTCGTCAAATAG
- a CDS encoding cupin domain-containing protein, with protein MSDAPPEAEGHDGLMWIRGSGVCRDWNGIRYKRGLSGKNVGAQQLSMNVATIPPGGVAGAHIHVGFEVMLYILEGRVRHEYGESLAEHVDHQAGDFIFIAPGVPHEVFNLSDTEPVVAVVARSSADEWDRIIPYARPDSDSDPGRRRG; from the coding sequence GTGAGCGACGCACCGCCGGAGGCCGAAGGGCACGACGGCCTGATGTGGATCCGCGGCAGCGGCGTGTGCCGCGACTGGAACGGCATCCGCTACAAGCGCGGCCTCTCCGGGAAGAACGTCGGCGCACAGCAGCTGTCGATGAACGTCGCGACGATCCCGCCGGGCGGCGTCGCCGGCGCGCACATCCACGTCGGCTTCGAAGTCATGCTCTACATCCTCGAGGGGCGCGTGCGTCACGAATACGGCGAGAGCCTGGCGGAGCACGTCGATCACCAGGCCGGCGACTTCATCTTCATCGCGCCAGGCGTGCCTCACGAAGTATTCAACCTGAGCGACACCGAGCCGGTGGTCGCGGTCGTCGCGCGCTCGAGCGCCGACGAATGGGACAGGATCATTCCATATGCGCGCCCTGATTCTGACTCTGACCCTGGCCGCCGCCGCGGCTGA
- a CDS encoding cyanophycinase — protein sequence MRTTLALLVWLLEAACVFAQGPVVVVGGGSTVPEIVARTLDLAGGKGAAVVAVLPQSSAEPDAGVDSVKMWREAGAKEAVNVSFADRAAAKAVLERATLIWMPGGDQNRFMKAIEGTGLDDVIRSRHAAGVVVGGTSAGAAVLASEMFTGDADLKALTAGATITARGLGLVPDLLIDQHFLKRQRDNRLISAVFDHPSLVGVGIDESTAVIVRGASLDVIGRSSVVVIDARAARVQPAAAGQLVSGSGVTLSVLRAGQSFSLAR from the coding sequence ATGCGCACGACGCTCGCCCTGCTGGTGTGGTTGCTCGAGGCCGCCTGCGTCTTCGCGCAGGGGCCGGTGGTCGTCGTCGGGGGCGGCAGCACCGTTCCCGAGATCGTCGCCAGGACGCTGGATCTCGCCGGCGGCAAGGGGGCCGCGGTCGTTGCCGTGCTGCCGCAGTCGTCGGCGGAGCCGGACGCGGGCGTCGATTCCGTGAAGATGTGGCGCGAGGCGGGCGCGAAGGAAGCGGTGAACGTCTCGTTCGCGGATCGGGCCGCCGCCAAGGCGGTGCTCGAGCGCGCAACGCTCATCTGGATGCCGGGCGGCGATCAGAACCGGTTCATGAAGGCCATCGAGGGCACCGGCCTCGACGACGTGATCCGCTCGCGTCACGCGGCCGGCGTCGTCGTCGGCGGCACCAGCGCCGGTGCGGCGGTGCTGGCGAGCGAGATGTTCACCGGGGACGCCGATCTGAAGGCGTTGACCGCCGGCGCGACCATCACCGCCCGAGGGCTGGGCCTCGTGCCGGATCTCCTCATCGATCAGCACTTCCTGAAGCGCCAGCGCGACAACCGGCTGATCAGCGCGGTCTTCGACCATCCGTCCCTGGTTGGCGTCGGCATCGACGAATCGACGGCGGTGATCGTGCGCGGCGCCTCGCTCGACGTGATCGGCCGCAGTTCCGTCGTGGTGATCGACGCGCGCGCCGCGCGGGTCCAGCCGGCCGCGGCGGGGCAGCTCGTGTCGGGGAGCGGCGTGACGCTCAGCGTGCTTCGCGCCGGGCAGTCGTTCTCGCTGGCGCGATAG
- a CDS encoding helix-turn-helix transcriptional regulator: protein MSNIKNTDYFAPIIGELEQLVLLALIRLGNGAYGASILREIHERTRREVAEGSVYMTLSRLEAKKMVASYLGLPTPQRGGRRRRHYLIDKDGELALGRAWRALRLMADGLEDKLAAL, encoded by the coding sequence GTGAGTAATATCAAGAACACGGACTATTTCGCGCCGATCATCGGCGAGCTCGAACAACTTGTCCTTCTGGCTCTTATTCGCCTCGGCAATGGGGCCTACGGCGCGTCGATCCTCAGGGAGATTCACGAACGCACGCGCCGCGAGGTCGCCGAAGGATCGGTCTACATGACGCTGTCGCGGCTGGAGGCGAAGAAGATGGTCGCCTCCTACCTCGGTCTGCCGACGCCGCAGCGCGGCGGCCGGCGCCGCCGCCACTATCTGATCGACAAGGACGGAGAACTGGCGCTCGGCCGCGCCTGGCGGGCGCTGCGCCTCATGGCCGACGGCCTGGAGGACAAACTCGCCGCGCTCTGA
- a CDS encoding ADOP family duplicated permease, with protein MRLIRHLWAWLRRGRLDDEMREELAQHAAWKAAALEADGLPSAEARRQAAIAIGGAARLREDARAIWGFPALDSVAQDIRYGVRQIARTPAVSAVAIASLAIGIGAGAAVFSLADAVLLRTMAVRDPASLFVMRWWSGPVYPFNSLNGSSGQTDSGVGSTSFSQAAYDSFRTDASDRLDVLGFADLYQVSLAVDGRAEIGTAHAVSGNYFDMLGVPAARGRTLGTIDDATPAPPAAVISDRFWRQRFGGAETAVGHTLVVNKILCTVVGIAPAGFHGTGQVGTDPDVFVPLALRARVVADDDRPDDPNFWWVLMLGRVKPGVRAADAQTALDLLLKRSVAAARPSLAAKDYPRLELVPGGRGQVEERDGMHDPLWTMGWVTLAVLLVGCANVAGLLLARGRARTRELSIRVAIGAPRRRVVRQLLTEALILGVVGCVLGVGIAQWLSAALAPALSTSLAPGDLLTGVDARVLAFAIALACACAALFGVIPSLRVTDLPVTASLQEAGRGTLPGSGRRRLSSALVVGQMALSLLLLAGATLLVRSVSNLQQVDLGFDAGNLLIFRLDPAGNGYDPARIPAFYADVLERLRAAPGVVSASLSSHTLISNSSSVGVVSRLDEHMPQPDEAEMQRFSKQHLAWQLGVDEQFFATLRMRLFRGRVFVPADAADPSSVLVNRALARQLFQTDDVVGREFNPGAVGQRHPVRIVGVVDNARLASVRDSPPPTMYLFYRQPMARTNAATFEVRTAGPPAAAAATARDVVRGVDATLPVYGVMTQADQIATSLRQERLFARLAALLGVVAVLLSAIGLYGLLAYTVARRTPEIGVRMALGAARGRVLWMVLRESLTLAGLGLLAGVPLALAGTRVLDSMLFGLASRDPLSLAGAAATMLAASVAAGFIPARRASSVDPLVAIRN; from the coding sequence ATGCGGTTGATCAGGCACCTGTGGGCGTGGCTGCGGCGCGGCCGCCTCGACGACGAGATGCGCGAAGAGCTGGCGCAGCACGCGGCGTGGAAGGCCGCGGCGCTCGAGGCGGACGGACTGCCGTCCGCGGAGGCCCGCCGTCAGGCCGCGATCGCCATCGGCGGCGCCGCGCGCCTGCGCGAAGACGCGCGCGCCATCTGGGGCTTCCCGGCCCTCGACAGCGTCGCGCAGGACATTCGCTACGGCGTCCGGCAGATCGCCCGCACACCCGCCGTCAGCGCCGTCGCCATCGCCTCGCTGGCCATCGGCATCGGCGCCGGCGCGGCGGTCTTCAGCCTCGCCGACGCCGTGCTGCTCCGCACGATGGCGGTCCGCGATCCCGCCAGCCTGTTCGTGATGCGCTGGTGGTCGGGACCGGTCTATCCATTCAACTCGCTGAACGGCTCCTCCGGTCAGACCGACTCGGGCGTCGGCAGCACCTCTTTCTCACAGGCCGCTTATGACTCGTTCCGGACCGACGCGTCAGACCGGCTCGACGTCCTCGGCTTCGCTGATCTCTACCAGGTGAGCCTTGCCGTCGACGGCCGCGCCGAGATCGGGACGGCGCACGCGGTATCGGGCAATTATTTCGACATGCTCGGCGTGCCCGCGGCGCGCGGGCGAACGCTCGGGACGATCGACGACGCGACCCCGGCGCCGCCGGCCGCGGTCATCAGCGATCGCTTCTGGAGACAGCGGTTCGGCGGCGCCGAGACGGCCGTCGGACACACGCTCGTCGTCAACAAGATCCTCTGCACCGTCGTCGGCATCGCGCCAGCCGGATTTCACGGAACGGGCCAGGTCGGCACCGATCCAGACGTGTTCGTGCCGCTCGCGCTGCGGGCCCGGGTGGTCGCGGACGACGATCGCCCAGACGATCCGAACTTCTGGTGGGTGCTGATGCTGGGACGCGTCAAGCCGGGGGTACGGGCCGCCGATGCGCAGACGGCGCTCGACCTGCTGCTGAAGCGCAGCGTCGCCGCCGCCAGGCCGTCGCTCGCGGCGAAGGACTATCCTCGGCTCGAGCTCGTGCCGGGCGGACGCGGCCAGGTCGAAGAGCGGGACGGGATGCACGACCCGCTGTGGACGATGGGGTGGGTGACCCTCGCCGTACTGCTGGTCGGGTGCGCCAACGTTGCCGGACTGCTCCTGGCGCGCGGACGCGCGCGGACCCGCGAGCTGTCGATCCGGGTCGCGATCGGCGCGCCGCGCCGGCGCGTCGTCCGGCAACTGCTCACCGAAGCGCTGATCCTCGGCGTGGTCGGCTGCGTGCTGGGCGTCGGCATCGCGCAGTGGCTGAGCGCGGCGCTCGCGCCGGCGCTGAGCACGTCGCTCGCGCCCGGCGACCTGCTGACCGGCGTCGACGCGCGCGTGCTGGCGTTCGCGATCGCGCTTGCCTGCGCGTGTGCCGCCCTGTTCGGTGTGATCCCCTCGCTGCGCGTGACCGATCTGCCGGTGACCGCCTCGCTGCAGGAGGCCGGCCGGGGCACCCTTCCCGGCAGCGGGCGCCGCCGGCTCTCCTCGGCGCTCGTCGTCGGACAGATGGCGCTCTCGCTGCTGCTCCTCGCGGGGGCGACGCTGCTCGTGCGCTCGGTCAGCAATCTGCAGCAGGTCGATCTCGGCTTCGACGCCGGCAACCTCCTGATCTTCCGGCTCGATCCGGCCGGCAACGGCTACGACCCGGCACGGATCCCGGCGTTCTACGCCGACGTGCTCGAGCGCCTGCGGGCCGCGCCCGGCGTGGTGTCGGCTTCCCTCTCCAGCCACACGTTGATCAGCAACTCTTCGTCCGTCGGCGTGGTGTCGCGACTCGACGAGCACATGCCGCAGCCGGACGAGGCCGAGATGCAGCGTTTCTCGAAGCAGCATCTGGCCTGGCAGCTCGGCGTGGACGAGCAGTTCTTCGCGACGCTGCGCATGCGGCTGTTCCGGGGCCGCGTGTTCGTCCCGGCCGACGCCGCGGATCCGTCCAGTGTTCTGGTCAACCGCGCGCTCGCGCGGCAGCTCTTTCAGACCGACGACGTCGTCGGCCGAGAGTTCAACCCGGGCGCGGTCGGTCAGCGCCATCCCGTGCGGATCGTCGGTGTCGTCGACAACGCGCGTCTGGCGTCGGTGCGCGACAGCCCGCCGCCGACCATGTACCTGTTCTACCGTCAGCCGATGGCGAGGACGAACGCCGCCACCTTCGAGGTCCGCACGGCCGGGCCACCGGCGGCGGCCGCCGCAACCGCGCGTGACGTGGTGCGCGGCGTCGACGCGACCCTTCCGGTCTACGGCGTGATGACGCAGGCGGATCAGATCGCGACCTCGCTCAGGCAGGAGCGGCTCTTTGCACGGCTCGCGGCGCTGCTCGGCGTGGTGGCGGTGCTGCTCTCGGCGATCGGACTCTACGGCCTGCTGGCCTATACCGTGGCGCGACGCACACCCGAGATCGGCGTGCGGATGGCGCTGGGAGCCGCGCGCGGCCGGGTGTTGTGGATGGTGCTGCGCGAGTCCTTGACGCTCGCCGGCTTGGGACTCCTGGCCGGCGTGCCGCTCGCGCTCGCCGGCACGCGCGTGCTGGATTCGATGCTGTTCGGGCTGGCGTCGCGCGATCCGCTCTCGCTCGCCGGCGCGGCCGCCACGATGCTCGCGGCGTCGGTGGCGGCCGGCTTCATCCCCGCCCGCCGCGCGTCGTCGGTGGACCCCCTGGTCGCGATCCGGAATTGA
- a CDS encoding DNA topoisomerase IV subunit A, which yields MAKRPKKEASLFDADVDNGAPAGPIDESVTLHEAAQTRYLNYALSVITSRALPDVRDGLKPVQRRILFTMWQQNMTADAKHRKCAKVVGDVMGSYHPHGDIALYETLVRMAQPFSLRYPLVDGQGNFGSLDGDSAAAMRYTECRLSRISDEMLSEIDQSTVPFRANYDGTRTEPVVLPARLPNLLINGATGIAVGMATNIPPHNLGEVCTALVKLLDDPDLTSVRLCKWIKGPDFPTGGEMLNSPDELKEIYKTGSGAIRLRGTWEMGPETRAAKTVYITSIPYTVNKATLTERIGEIAAGRKLPPLLDVKDLSTEDVRIALELKRDADEKMVMAYLFKHTPLQTNFLVNLTCLIPTENPEAGRPERLDLHAMLWHFLHFRLDVVTKRLEHELEALKKRIHILEGFEKVFDALDDILKIVRKSEGKADAAQQIIRKYSLDAEQTDAILELKLYRLARLEILIIRKELDEKRKRARQIGGLLKDEKSRWAMVRDEIEEIQKKYGDPRRTRISSDAGEAEYTAEDFIVEEDNVVIVSRDGWVKRQKEVKDLATTRLREGDHVLAVLQGSTRATAVFFSNFGVAYTARIADVPASTGYGEPIQRLFKLKDGERIVDALSLDPRVAPRIKATKEGEEPREHAVAVTSDGYALRFSLEPFLEPSTRAGRRYARTAEAAEVVGMARLTGGEVLIVATRDARALLTKAVEVNFLSGPGRGVILIKLASGDDRVLGFIASTGDRDLLTVETSRGAEQTISTTKYEITGRGGKGRELLQRGQFTRVIWPAPDAPQPLS from the coding sequence ATGGCGAAACGTCCCAAGAAAGAAGCCTCCCTGTTCGACGCCGACGTCGACAACGGCGCGCCGGCAGGCCCGATCGACGAGAGCGTCACGCTGCACGAGGCTGCGCAGACCCGGTATCTCAACTACGCCCTCTCCGTTATCACCTCGCGCGCGCTGCCCGACGTGCGCGACGGCCTGAAGCCCGTTCAGCGCCGCATCCTATTCACGATGTGGCAGCAGAACATGACCGCCGACGCCAAGCACCGCAAGTGCGCCAAGGTCGTCGGCGACGTGATGGGCAGCTATCACCCGCACGGCGACATCGCCCTCTACGAGACGCTGGTGCGCATGGCGCAGCCGTTCTCGCTGCGCTATCCGCTCGTCGACGGCCAGGGAAACTTCGGATCGCTCGACGGCGACAGCGCCGCGGCCATGCGCTACACCGAGTGCCGCCTGTCGCGCATCTCCGACGAAATGCTTTCCGAGATCGACCAGAGCACCGTGCCGTTCCGGGCCAACTACGACGGCACCCGGACGGAGCCGGTCGTGCTGCCGGCGCGGCTGCCGAACCTGCTGATCAACGGCGCCACCGGCATCGCGGTCGGCATGGCCACCAACATCCCGCCGCACAACCTGGGCGAAGTGTGCACCGCGCTGGTCAAGCTGCTCGACGACCCCGATCTGACCAGCGTGCGGCTCTGCAAGTGGATCAAGGGCCCCGACTTCCCGACCGGCGGCGAGATGCTGAATTCGCCGGACGAACTGAAGGAAATCTACAAGACCGGTTCCGGCGCCATCCGCCTGCGCGGCACGTGGGAGATGGGCCCGGAGACGCGCGCCGCCAAGACCGTCTACATCACCAGCATTCCCTACACGGTCAACAAGGCCACTCTCACCGAGCGCATCGGCGAGATCGCCGCCGGCCGCAAGCTGCCGCCGCTCCTCGACGTCAAGGATCTCTCGACCGAAGACGTTCGCATCGCGCTCGAGCTCAAGCGCGACGCCGACGAGAAGATGGTCATGGCGTACCTGTTCAAGCACACGCCGCTGCAAACCAACTTCCTCGTCAATCTCACCTGCCTGATCCCGACGGAGAACCCGGAAGCCGGACGGCCCGAGCGGCTCGACCTGCACGCCATGCTCTGGCACTTCCTGCATTTCCGGCTGGATGTCGTGACCAAGCGGCTCGAGCACGAGCTCGAGGCGCTGAAGAAGCGCATCCACATCCTCGAGGGATTCGAGAAGGTCTTCGACGCGCTCGACGACATCCTGAAGATCGTCAGGAAGTCGGAGGGCAAGGCCGACGCCGCGCAGCAGATCATCCGCAAGTACTCGCTCGATGCCGAGCAGACCGACGCGATCCTCGAGCTCAAGCTGTACCGCCTGGCCCGGCTCGAGATCCTGATCATCCGCAAGGAGCTCGACGAGAAGCGCAAGCGGGCCCGCCAGATCGGCGGACTCCTGAAGGACGAAAAGAGCCGCTGGGCGATGGTCCGCGACGAGATCGAAGAGATTCAGAAGAAGTACGGCGATCCCCGCCGGACCAGGATCTCGAGCGATGCCGGCGAGGCAGAGTACACGGCCGAAGACTTCATCGTCGAAGAAGACAACGTGGTGATCGTGTCGCGGGACGGCTGGGTGAAGCGGCAGAAAGAGGTGAAGGACCTCGCGACGACGCGCCTGCGCGAGGGAGACCACGTGCTGGCGGTGTTGCAGGGGAGCACGCGCGCGACCGCCGTATTCTTCAGCAACTTCGGCGTCGCCTACACGGCGCGGATCGCCGACGTGCCGGCCTCGACGGGCTACGGCGAACCGATCCAGCGCCTGTTCAAGCTGAAGGACGGTGAACGGATCGTCGACGCTCTGAGCCTCGACCCGCGGGTCGCGCCGCGGATCAAGGCCACCAAAGAAGGCGAAGAGCCGAGGGAGCATGCCGTGGCGGTGACGAGCGACGGCTACGCGCTTCGATTCTCGCTGGAGCCGTTCCTGGAACCAAGCACCCGCGCCGGGCGTCGATATGCCAGGACGGCAGAGGCCGCCGAGGTGGTCGGGATGGCGCGCCTGACGGGCGGGGAGGTGCTGATTGTCGCGACGCGCGACGCACGTGCGTTGCTCACCAAGGCCGTGGAGGTCAATTTTCTCTCGGGGCCCGGCCGCGGCGTCATCCTGATCAAGCTGGCCTCAGGCGACGATCGCGTGCTGGGTTTCATCGCATCGACCGGGGATCGCGATCTGCTGACCGTCGAAACGAGCCGCGGCGCCGAGCAGACGATCAGCACGACGAAGTACGAGATTACCGGCCGTGGCGGCAAGGGACGCGAGCTGCTGCAGCGCGGCCAGTTCACGCGCGTGATCTGGCCGGCGCCCGACGCGCCGCAGCCACTGTCGTAG